The proteins below are encoded in one region of Rhizobacter sp.:
- a CDS encoding ABC transporter permease, protein MSTPTSPPKAGMPRGGLSAWAQATPFTLVFVLFLVLPLVLVAIVSFWRATDYELIPAFTAQNYIEIFNGCGSTSELCVTLKTYLSTLKFCFLVWLITLVVGFTVAYFLAFHVRSVGAQTLLFILCTIPFWTSNVIRMISWVPLLGRNGVVNQALIGANVIETPIEWLLFSDFSVVLAFVHLYTMFMIVPIFNSMMRIDRALLEAARDNGATGWQTTWNVIVPLCRTGIIIGSIFVITIVMGDFVTIGVMGGQQIASVGKIIQVQTSYLQFPMAAANAVILLIVTLMMIWGLTKLVDIRKEL, encoded by the coding sequence ATGAGCACTCCTACCTCACCGCCCAAAGCCGGGATGCCGCGCGGCGGCCTCTCGGCCTGGGCGCAGGCCACGCCGTTCACCCTGGTCTTCGTGCTCTTCCTGGTGCTGCCGCTGGTGCTGGTGGCGATCGTCAGCTTCTGGCGCGCCACCGACTACGAGCTGATCCCCGCCTTCACTGCGCAGAACTACATCGAGATCTTCAACGGCTGTGGCTCCACCTCGGAGCTGTGCGTCACGCTGAAGACCTACCTCTCCACGCTCAAGTTCTGCTTCCTCGTCTGGCTGATCACGCTGGTGGTCGGCTTCACCGTTGCCTACTTCCTCGCCTTCCACGTGCGCTCGGTGGGCGCGCAGACGCTGCTCTTCATCCTGTGCACCATCCCGTTCTGGACGTCCAACGTGATCCGCATGATCTCGTGGGTGCCGCTGCTCGGCCGCAACGGCGTGGTGAACCAGGCGCTGATCGGCGCCAACGTCATCGAGACGCCCATCGAGTGGCTGCTCTTCAGCGACTTCTCGGTGGTGCTGGCCTTCGTGCACCTGTACACGATGTTCATGATCGTGCCCATCTTCAACTCGATGATGCGCATCGACCGCGCGCTGCTCGAAGCCGCCCGCGACAACGGTGCGACGGGCTGGCAGACCACGTGGAACGTGATCGTGCCGCTGTGCCGCACCGGCATCATCATCGGCTCGATCTTCGTCATCACCATCGTGATGGGCGACTTCGTGACCATCGGCGTGATGGGCGGCCAGCAGATCGCCTCGGTGGGCAAGATCATCCAGGTGCAGACGAGCTACCTCCAGTTCCCGATGGCGGCGGCCAATGCGGTGATCCTGCTCATCGTCACGCTGATGATGATCTGGGGGCTCACGAAGCTCGTCGACATCCGCAAGGAACTCTGA
- a CDS encoding ABC transporter permease has translation MNEGKRPGSFYALAAVFGLFVLFLYGPMFTIFVLSFQGPEGGLTFPMRGVSFHWFAKLWEGMGVVDIAAAFRRSVALGIVVMLCTVLLSLGAGLAFRKKFKGSGLLFYTSVASLIMPSIVVSLGIGLQFRLIDTLLKSGLETIGLGSWLESYGTAMGLYTSALGAHLTWTLPFGLLIMLAVFNRFNPAYEEAADDLGATPWQSFRHVVLPLIAPSLVGVGMFGFTLSWDEIARTSQAIGDVNTLPLELQGLTSTVTTPAIYALGTVTTIVSFAVMGGTLLLIRLLKRQPVRA, from the coding sequence ATGAACGAAGGAAAGCGCCCGGGAAGCTTCTACGCCTTGGCCGCGGTGTTCGGCCTCTTCGTGCTCTTCCTCTACGGCCCGATGTTCACCATCTTCGTGCTGAGCTTCCAGGGCCCGGAAGGCGGGCTCACCTTCCCGATGCGCGGCGTGTCCTTCCACTGGTTCGCCAAGTTGTGGGAAGGCATGGGCGTGGTCGACATCGCCGCCGCCTTCCGCCGCTCGGTGGCGCTCGGCATCGTGGTGATGCTGTGCACCGTGCTGCTCTCGCTCGGCGCGGGCCTCGCGTTTCGCAAGAAGTTCAAGGGCTCGGGGCTGCTCTTCTACACCTCGGTGGCCAGCCTCATCATGCCGTCGATCGTGGTGTCGCTCGGCATCGGCTTGCAATTCCGCCTGATCGACACGCTGCTCAAGAGCGGGCTCGAAACCATCGGACTCGGCAGCTGGCTCGAAAGTTATGGCACCGCCATGGGCCTCTACACCTCGGCGCTCGGCGCGCACCTCACGTGGACGCTGCCCTTCGGCCTGCTCATCATGCTGGCCGTCTTCAACCGCTTCAACCCGGCGTATGAAGAAGCGGCCGACGACTTGGGCGCCACACCCTGGCAGAGCTTCCGCCACGTGGTGCTGCCGCTCATCGCCCCAAGCCTCGTGGGCGTGGGCATGTTCGGCTTCACGCTCAGCTGGGACGAGATCGCCCGCACCTCGCAGGCCATCGGCGACGTGAACACCCTGCCGCTTGAATTGCAGGGCCTCACCAGCACCGTCACCACACCGGCGATCTATGCGCTGGGCACGGTGACGACCATCGTGTCGTTTGCGGTGATGGGCGGCACGCTG